In Ignavibacteriales bacterium, a single genomic region encodes these proteins:
- a CDS encoding L-lactate permease: MTQGILALIAFIPVLLILVLMIGFRWPATRTMPAAWVAAVILAAFVWKTPANYLLASTVKGLNSAIEILTIVFGAMVLLFTLREAGALAAINRGFGSISTDRRVQAILICWLFGAFLEGAAGFGVPAALLSPLLVTLGFPPLAAVMVSLIANATPVSFGPVGVPTILGLGNPLNNPAVGSALAARGISFSQFIYDIGFWTACLHSVMAVFVPLMAVAMMTRYFGARRSYSDGLRIWPYALFAGISFVVPYLLTAWLLGPEFPSLFGGLVGLAIVLSTTRAGFLVPKEKWDFPKRADWENNWVGTIGPENPVATTRVPLWKAWLPYALVGFLLVSTRIDALPLKAFLKSYSVIMNDLFATDVTSRLELLYNPGVLPFILVGLACVPLFRMRRSQALNAWKESASRMTSPAIALLFTVPMVELMQAGHSPHGWASMPIVVAEYTSQLVQGAWPMVAPFIGAFGAFIAGSNTVSNMLFGLFQYSVADELHISHIVTLSLQNVGGSFGVLVCVFKIIAASATVGLSGMEGLIIRRNILPLVLYGLVVGLAGMILVYWAHPGVF; the protein is encoded by the coding sequence ATGACACAAGGAATTCTCGCCCTCATCGCTTTCATTCCCGTTCTGCTGATTCTCGTCCTCATGATCGGGTTCCGCTGGCCCGCGACGCGGACTATGCCCGCGGCGTGGGTCGCTGCAGTTATTCTGGCAGCGTTTGTCTGGAAGACCCCGGCGAACTACCTTCTGGCTTCCACCGTCAAGGGACTGAATTCGGCGATCGAAATCCTCACGATCGTATTTGGCGCAATGGTTCTTCTCTTCACGCTTCGTGAAGCGGGGGCGTTGGCGGCCATCAACCGTGGTTTTGGCAGCATTTCGACCGACCGCCGCGTCCAGGCGATACTCATTTGCTGGCTCTTTGGCGCATTCCTTGAAGGGGCAGCCGGATTTGGTGTGCCTGCGGCACTTCTCTCACCACTTCTTGTCACGCTCGGGTTCCCGCCGCTGGCCGCGGTAATGGTCTCACTCATCGCAAATGCCACACCGGTCTCATTCGGACCGGTTGGAGTACCTACGATACTCGGTCTAGGAAATCCACTTAACAATCCGGCTGTCGGGAGTGCGCTCGCAGCCCGGGGAATCAGTTTCTCGCAATTCATATACGATATTGGCTTCTGGACTGCCTGCCTGCATTCCGTGATGGCGGTTTTTGTGCCTCTCATGGCCGTTGCAATGATGACCCGGTACTTTGGCGCCAGAAGGAGCTACAGCGATGGGCTCCGGATTTGGCCCTATGCTCTTTTTGCCGGGATCAGTTTCGTCGTTCCCTATCTCCTGACCGCTTGGCTGCTGGGCCCGGAGTTTCCTTCGCTGTTTGGAGGACTTGTCGGCCTGGCCATCGTATTGTCTACGACAAGGGCGGGATTCCTCGTTCCAAAAGAGAAATGGGATTTTCCGAAACGGGCAGACTGGGAGAATAACTGGGTTGGCACGATCGGACCGGAGAATCCGGTAGCCACAACACGTGTTCCGCTTTGGAAGGCCTGGCTTCCTTACGCGCTGGTTGGATTTCTCCTTGTGTCCACGCGCATCGACGCGTTGCCGCTTAAGGCTTTCCTGAAAAGCTATTCTGTCATCATGAATGATCTGTTCGCTACCGACGTGACATCACGGCTTGAGCTTCTCTACAATCCCGGTGTTCTTCCTTTCATTCTCGTCGGACTAGCGTGCGTGCCCCTGTTTCGCATGAGGCGGTCGCAGGCGCTGAATGCCTGGAAGGAATCTGCTTCGAGGATGACTTCTCCGGCGATAGCACTTCTGTTTACAGTCCCTATGGTTGAGCTGATGCAGGCAGGCCATTCGCCACACGGATGGGCGAGCATGCCGATTGTCGTGGCCGAGTACACCTCGCAGCTTGTGCAAGGGGCATGGCCGATGGTTGCGCCGTTCATCGGGGCGTTCGGTGCGTTTATTGCCGGGTCTAATACCGTGTCCAACATGCTTTTCGGGTTATTCCAATATTCTGTTGCGGACGAACTTCATATCTCGCATATTGTTACACTAAGTCTGCAGAATGTGGGGGGATCATTCGGCGTCCTGGTGTGCGTGTTCAAAATCATCGCTGCGAGCGCAACCGTTGGACTGAGCGGCATGGAGGGACTGATCATACGAAGGAACATCCTTCCCCTCGTACTCTATGGACTGGTTGTTGGACTAGCTGGTATGATTCTCGTGTACTGGGCGCATCCGGGTGTTTTCTGA
- the glmS gene encoding glutamine--fructose-6-phosphate transaminase (isomerizing) — protein MCGIVGYVGARNGLPVVLDGLKRLEYRGYDSAGVALVRDGRIDVVKRAGKIARLEEAVRGISGACTIAIGHTRWATHGEPNEANAHPHLDCRNEIAVIHNGVIENYAALKRKLMDDGHIFRSATDTEVLAHLIEELYSKTMSLERAVRQALTQVKGTYGIVVVAGREPDKLIVARNGSPLAIGVGDEENIVASDASAIVRHTRRVIYLEDGEMAVVTAGSVATTTLADVPVDKSIEQLTLDLQEIERGKYQHFMLKEIHEQPDTIRNALRGRLITGEVDVKLGGLEHVRDVLVNAKRIVFAGCGTSWHAALVGEYLIEQIAGVPVEVEYASEFRYRNPVIGAGDIVFAISQSGETADTLAALRQAKAQGALALGIVNGVGSTIARESQGGVYIHAGPEIGVASTKAFTSQLTVLALITLMIAKARGISREKLALLFRELHELPEKVEHVLRTSEQIAEIAQEYKGAGNFLYLGRGANFPVALEGALKLKEISYIHAEGYPAAEMKHGPIALIDDRMPVVVIAPKDGIYDKVVSNIQEVRARKGRLIVIANEDDHEIANLAEVVIRVPRTYGFFGPILNVIPLQLLAYHIAVARGVNVDQPRNLAKSVTVE, from the coding sequence ATGTGCGGAATCGTTGGCTATGTTGGTGCGCGGAACGGTCTTCCGGTTGTTCTCGACGGGTTGAAGCGGCTCGAGTACCGCGGATATGACTCTGCAGGTGTCGCATTGGTCCGAGATGGACGGATCGACGTCGTGAAACGGGCTGGAAAAATCGCCAGGCTTGAAGAAGCAGTTCGAGGTATATCAGGTGCTTGCACAATTGCGATCGGTCATACTCGTTGGGCGACGCATGGTGAGCCGAACGAAGCAAACGCGCATCCTCACCTCGACTGCCGGAATGAAATTGCCGTGATCCATAACGGCGTGATTGAGAACTATGCAGCGTTGAAGCGAAAGCTCATGGATGATGGCCACATCTTCAGGTCGGCAACAGACACCGAAGTTCTGGCACATTTGATAGAGGAACTGTATTCGAAAACGATGAGTCTGGAACGAGCTGTTCGCCAGGCGCTGACTCAAGTCAAAGGCACGTATGGGATCGTTGTCGTGGCAGGACGAGAGCCGGACAAGCTCATTGTTGCACGAAATGGAAGTCCCCTCGCGATTGGCGTAGGGGATGAGGAAAACATTGTCGCCTCCGATGCGTCAGCAATTGTTCGGCATACACGGCGGGTGATCTATCTGGAGGATGGTGAAATGGCTGTGGTGACAGCCGGAAGCGTCGCGACCACCACGCTTGCAGATGTGCCTGTCGACAAGTCAATCGAGCAATTGACCCTTGATCTCCAGGAAATCGAGAGGGGGAAGTATCAGCATTTCATGCTGAAGGAGATTCATGAGCAGCCGGATACCATTCGCAATGCGTTGCGCGGCCGGCTCATCACCGGAGAGGTCGACGTAAAACTCGGGGGCCTCGAACACGTCAGAGATGTTCTTGTCAATGCGAAGAGGATAGTCTTTGCAGGGTGCGGGACTTCTTGGCATGCTGCGCTGGTGGGTGAGTACTTGATCGAGCAAATTGCTGGTGTGCCTGTAGAAGTAGAGTATGCATCGGAATTCCGGTACCGAAATCCAGTTATCGGCGCAGGCGACATCGTTTTCGCAATCAGTCAGAGCGGCGAGACTGCAGATACTCTTGCCGCGTTGCGCCAGGCGAAAGCGCAGGGGGCCCTTGCATTGGGCATCGTGAACGGCGTTGGGAGCACGATTGCCCGCGAGTCGCAGGGGGGAGTGTATATCCACGCTGGACCCGAAATCGGGGTTGCCTCAACCAAGGCATTCACGTCTCAGCTTACTGTTCTTGCCCTGATCACGCTGATGATAGCGAAAGCGAGGGGGATATCGAGGGAAAAGCTTGCACTGCTGTTTCGGGAGCTGCACGAGTTACCGGAAAAAGTTGAGCATGTCCTTCGCACATCAGAGCAAATTGCCGAGATCGCTCAGGAGTACAAGGGAGCAGGCAATTTCCTGTACCTTGGCAGAGGTGCGAATTTCCCTGTTGCACTCGAAGGAGCGCTGAAGTTGAAGGAGATTTCATATATCCACGCCGAAGGATATCCTGCGGCTGAAATGAAACACGGACCCATCGCCCTCATCGATGACCGGATGCCCGTCGTGGTCATTGCCCCCAAGGATGGAATCTACGACAAAGTCGTGAGCAACATTCAGGAGGTTCGTGCCCGCAAAGGCAGGCTTATAGTCATTGCGAATGAGGATGACCACGAGATCGCAAATCTTGCAGAAGTGGTTATCCGGGTTCCCAGGACGTATGGCTTTTTTGGCCCAATCCTCAATGTGATTCCGCTGCAATTGTTGGCCTATCATATCGCAGTCGCTCGAGGGGTCAATGTGGATCAACCTCGAAATTTGGCGAAAAGCGTGACCGTCGAATGA
- a CDS encoding ATP-binding protein, whose amino-acid sequence MPLPNVGISVRLVSRGLFISAGVVVLLIAAQLAWRSHIEADWARVKIQKQQDLASAIQSKVDLRVEAQRLKGGMIRSDEAINLALLTMSPGNLASAFQRLAWYNADEDISIDVVDSAGNIILWSGRRVLSSFASTLRNGSGEDLTFVSQARLHRFLSVGVATSDKSHFVFVSRPLETTYPVSNRFVSSASLADELAKETGLPIRFVSEVAHRDTAGEAAFAIPLKDGKNNLFGFAIAPPPSIPAEIQKADRFPEAGKSLFAAAGMCFLALLMFLMVQKKWGNSTLSIVLVVLVWSVRIGWKLEAFPGLLVGGFLFDPAVHSSPFPLGLAGSLGELVLSAAALLFTVLMFLKITYNWWSSPGQPSRRASLHWRYLLAILLPFVSQWLVRAYGAAMRSFVFDSSIRYRDPLSLLPNAPMMVMHLNILLLTLALGAACLAVVFVAHRMLGGAVREGRIVWIRVTTLAFTFLASYCAYLYLDQPPLLPVYLPPVLYASALGLVLLLEFRGISWQPWRARPLVATAVVLAGAFMFTVVGLDSKTHEKERERAQLEAEGLLRPVDNWLSLVVSESLRGATGRAANQLTAEGIDSTVSVDLAFGLWAQTLMSKEGYNSALVVYDPSGKELSRFSVGLTSFDQMELLTQLFHKEEEALLVVDRKVSDGNVKYYGEWGYVLGAGNQPIGSIAIVMSASQRTLFRGEAPEQLRSTSREPLEDAFRKVSITEYRDGIIWSTNDPILFKGMRLDPSIGNEVSASAGRFIWSTQDFEGASFDVLYAKDDAVRSRVLLLRIGSLDVRWHLFNIVKTLLVYLLFLGFVGIAVALPSLARGRSPRFGFREKLITSFAVLSVVPLLLMAYYNRELAIERLDQNIAKRLSEDLEVTQQRISTAVEDDQDFAQGVTNDFCEAVASDLGVDFSVYHGAELKASSRPELYRASILDNRLTGTAFVNTVVMGRGFYETRERIGEVSYIVGYRPIFVGDSIRGVLAVPALYRQQEIDEELAQRNAFVLGAYALVVSFVVGLALVLANALSRPLRDLSSAARSVGKGDLDVVLRERSNDEVGDLIHSFNEMTTELKANRVNLARAERELAWKEMAKQVAHEIKNPLTPIKLSVQHLVQAYRQEAKDFGDILQRVSQTVIEQIDVLTRIASEFSNFARMPERKFERVDLSQLVNETIDLFSEVQGVEFRHAPSDAPAVVVADKDELRRVFINVVRNSVQAMEGKGIIVIDMNVAHQICSIRITDTGSGIPEEIQSSVFQPNFSTKTDGMGLGLAIARKVIEDLNGTIRLQSKVGHGTTVEMNIPLRHG is encoded by the coding sequence ATGCCTCTTCCAAATGTCGGAATATCTGTGCGTCTGGTCTCGCGGGGATTGTTCATCTCGGCGGGAGTCGTGGTGCTCTTGATCGCCGCTCAGCTTGCGTGGCGTTCTCATATCGAGGCTGATTGGGCACGTGTGAAGATCCAGAAGCAACAGGATCTTGCATCGGCCATTCAATCGAAAGTAGATCTGCGCGTGGAAGCTCAACGGTTGAAGGGAGGGATGATCAGGAGCGACGAAGCAATCAACCTGGCCCTGCTGACCATGAGTCCCGGGAACCTGGCATCTGCATTTCAGCGGCTGGCCTGGTACAATGCGGACGAGGATATCAGCATCGATGTTGTTGATTCGGCCGGGAATATCATTCTCTGGTCAGGCAGAAGAGTCCTTTCCAGCTTTGCGTCGACACTTCGCAACGGGAGTGGAGAAGATCTCACCTTCGTGTCGCAGGCACGCCTTCACCGTTTTCTCTCCGTCGGAGTTGCCACATCGGACAAGAGCCATTTCGTCTTTGTAAGCAGGCCTCTGGAGACCACGTACCCGGTTTCAAATCGTTTTGTCTCGAGCGCGAGCCTTGCGGACGAACTCGCTAAGGAAACTGGCTTGCCAATACGGTTCGTTTCTGAGGTCGCTCACCGTGACACGGCAGGAGAGGCGGCCTTCGCAATACCGTTGAAGGATGGCAAGAACAATCTCTTCGGTTTTGCCATCGCACCCCCTCCGTCAATCCCGGCCGAAATTCAGAAGGCCGATCGATTCCCCGAGGCGGGGAAGAGCCTCTTCGCTGCGGCAGGAATGTGCTTTCTGGCCCTCCTCATGTTCTTGATGGTCCAAAAGAAATGGGGAAACTCAACGTTGTCTATTGTTCTCGTGGTGTTGGTGTGGAGCGTTCGGATCGGGTGGAAATTGGAGGCCTTCCCAGGTCTGCTTGTCGGAGGGTTTCTTTTCGATCCCGCCGTGCACTCATCTCCATTCCCACTCGGCCTTGCGGGATCACTCGGTGAACTTGTGCTTTCGGCAGCGGCGCTCTTGTTCACGGTTCTCATGTTCCTCAAGATAACATATAACTGGTGGTCTTCGCCAGGACAACCATCTCGTCGGGCTTCTCTTCACTGGCGTTATCTGCTGGCGATCCTGCTTCCATTTGTATCACAGTGGCTTGTTCGGGCGTACGGAGCTGCGATGCGGAGTTTCGTTTTTGATTCATCGATACGATATCGGGATCCGTTGTCTCTACTTCCGAATGCGCCGATGATGGTCATGCATTTGAATATCCTTCTCCTGACTCTGGCTCTCGGAGCAGCGTGTCTGGCAGTCGTGTTTGTCGCACATCGGATGCTCGGGGGAGCTGTCCGTGAAGGGAGAATCGTCTGGATAAGGGTCACGACGCTGGCCTTCACCTTCCTCGCGAGTTATTGTGCCTATCTCTATCTCGATCAACCGCCGTTGCTTCCGGTTTACCTTCCACCAGTTCTCTATGCCTCAGCGCTGGGATTGGTGCTCCTTCTTGAATTTCGAGGGATCTCGTGGCAGCCATGGAGGGCGCGGCCGCTTGTCGCGACTGCGGTTGTCCTGGCCGGGGCGTTCATGTTCACCGTCGTAGGACTGGATTCCAAGACGCACGAAAAAGAGAGGGAGCGGGCCCAATTGGAAGCGGAGGGCTTGCTTCGGCCTGTCGACAATTGGCTTTCGCTTGTAGTCTCAGAAAGTCTTCGCGGCGCGACCGGGCGAGCGGCTAACCAGCTCACCGCGGAAGGAATCGATTCAACTGTCTCTGTCGATCTGGCGTTCGGTCTCTGGGCTCAGACGCTGATGAGCAAAGAGGGGTACAATTCGGCCCTCGTCGTGTACGACCCCTCCGGCAAAGAACTGAGCCGGTTCTCTGTCGGGCTTACCTCCTTCGATCAGATGGAACTCTTGACTCAACTCTTCCACAAGGAGGAGGAAGCGCTTCTTGTCGTGGACCGGAAGGTTTCAGACGGGAACGTGAAATACTACGGTGAGTGGGGATATGTGCTGGGTGCGGGCAACCAACCGATTGGTTCCATAGCAATCGTGATGTCGGCAAGCCAAAGAACGTTGTTCCGCGGTGAGGCGCCCGAGCAACTCCGCAGCACTTCACGCGAGCCTTTGGAAGACGCCTTCCGCAAGGTGTCGATCACCGAGTATCGGGACGGCATCATCTGGTCAACAAACGATCCGATACTTTTCAAAGGTATGCGCCTTGATCCCTCTATTGGAAATGAAGTGAGTGCCTCGGCCGGCAGGTTCATCTGGTCAACCCAGGACTTTGAGGGGGCATCGTTCGATGTCTTGTATGCGAAGGATGACGCCGTTCGCTCGCGCGTCCTTCTGCTCAGAATCGGATCGCTCGACGTTCGCTGGCATCTTTTCAACATCGTGAAGACTCTTCTCGTGTACCTGCTGTTTCTCGGATTTGTTGGAATAGCGGTCGCCCTCCCGTCTCTTGCACGCGGCCGGTCGCCCCGATTTGGGTTCCGTGAGAAACTCATTACTTCATTCGCGGTGCTCTCTGTAGTGCCGCTCCTCCTGATGGCGTATTACAACAGGGAGCTTGCCATCGAAAGGTTGGACCAGAACATCGCCAAGAGACTTTCAGAAGACCTGGAGGTCACTCAGCAACGCATCTCCACAGCGGTCGAGGATGATCAGGATTTTGCGCAGGGAGTGACCAACGATTTCTGCGAAGCAGTGGCCTCCGATCTCGGTGTGGACTTCAGCGTGTATCATGGAGCGGAGTTGAAGGCAAGCAGCAGGCCGGAACTGTACAGGGCCTCGATTCTCGACAATCGGCTGACGGGAACGGCGTTCGTAAACACAGTAGTTATGGGGCGGGGATTTTATGAAACGCGGGAACGGATCGGGGAAGTGAGTTACATCGTAGGCTATCGACCGATCTTTGTCGGGGACAGCATCAGGGGGGTGTTGGCGGTTCCGGCGTTGTATCGCCAGCAGGAAATAGACGAGGAACTCGCCCAGCGCAATGCGTTCGTCCTCGGTGCCTATGCCCTGGTCGTGTCGTTCGTCGTTGGCCTCGCCCTCGTGCTTGCGAACGCATTGTCGAGACCGCTGCGGGACCTTTCCTCGGCGGCACGGAGTGTGGGAAAGGGGGACCTGGATGTTGTCTTGCGTGAGCGATCCAATGACGAGGTCGGCGATCTCATCCATTCGTTCAACGAGATGACGACGGAACTGAAAGCCAACAGGGTGAATCTCGCCCGAGCCGAGCGGGAACTTGCGTGGAAGGAAATGGCCAAGCAGGTCGCGCACGAAATCAAGAATCCGCTTACTCCCATCAAGTTGTCGGTCCAGCATCTCGTCCAGGCCTACCGCCAGGAAGCAAAGGACTTCGGCGACATCCTGCAGAGGGTGTCACAGACGGTGATCGAACAAATAGATGTGTTGACTCGCATTGCATCCGAGTTCTCGAACTTTGCCCGCATGCCCGAACGGAAGTTCGAGCGGGTCGATCTAAGCCAGCTTGTGAATGAGACCATTGATCTGTTCTCAGAAGTGCAGGGTGTCGAGTTCCGTCACGCTCCCTCGGACGCTCCCGCCGTTGTGGTCGCCGACAAGGACGAACTGCGGCGAGTCTTCATCAATGTCGTACGCAACAGTGTGCAGGCGATGGAGGGAAAGGGGATCATCGTCATAGATATGAACGTCGCGCACCAAATCTGTTCAATCCGCATCACTGATACGGGAAGTGGAATACCGGAAGAGATCCAATCAAGCGTGTTTCAGCCGAATTTTTCCACGAAGACCGACGGCATGGGGCTCGGCCTCGCCATTGCCCGGAAGGTTATCGAGGATTTGAATGGAACCATCAGGCTGCAAAGCAAGGTTGGACACGGAACAACGGTAGAGATGAATATTCCACTTCGACACGGGTAG
- a CDS encoding SDR family oxidoreductase: MKSETRFKPTDWAVILGASSGFGGAAAIELARHGMNIFGVHLDRQATMPAVQHVIKEIKHTGAEAIFYNINAADSIKREEALDDIQERFSKDSSNNVKVLLHSLAFGTLKPFVAAKPEEALSQAQMEMTLDVMAHSLVYWVQGLLFRKLLRKGGRIMGLTSSGGHSVIPNYGAVSAAKATLESHLRQLSMELGPLGVTANAIMAGVTDTPALRKIPNHVRMRDVARAKNPAGRLTTPEDVAKAIVLLADENAYWISGNVIGVDGGEDVVSYIGPKASIE, from the coding sequence ATGAAGAGCGAAACTCGATTCAAGCCGACAGACTGGGCGGTTATTCTCGGAGCATCGAGCGGTTTTGGCGGAGCTGCTGCAATCGAGCTTGCCCGGCACGGGATGAACATTTTTGGTGTGCACCTTGACCGCCAGGCGACGATGCCGGCGGTGCAGCATGTTATCAAGGAAATCAAGCATACCGGTGCTGAAGCCATTTTCTACAACATCAATGCCGCCGATTCGATCAAGAGAGAAGAGGCGCTTGATGACATTCAGGAGCGCTTCTCGAAAGATTCGTCCAACAATGTGAAGGTGTTGCTGCATTCGCTCGCCTTCGGGACATTGAAGCCATTCGTCGCTGCAAAGCCTGAAGAGGCCCTTTCACAGGCACAGATGGAAATGACACTTGATGTCATGGCGCACAGTCTCGTGTATTGGGTTCAGGGGCTCCTTTTCCGTAAGCTGCTACGGAAGGGAGGACGCATCATGGGTCTGACGAGCTCGGGCGGGCACAGTGTGATCCCGAACTACGGAGCGGTCTCCGCGGCGAAGGCAACCCTGGAGTCGCATCTCCGGCAGTTGTCAATGGAACTGGGCCCCCTTGGTGTGACTGCCAATGCGATCATGGCGGGCGTGACAGACACCCCTGCACTTCGCAAAATCCCAAACCATGTTCGTATGCGTGACGTTGCGCGTGCCAAGAATCCGGCAGGCCGCCTGACCACACCTGAGGATGTCGCGAAAGCGATTGTGCTGCTCGCGGACGAAAACGCGTACTGGATTTCAGGAAACGTCATCGGCGTTGATGGTGGGGAAGACGTTGTGAGCTACATCGGTCCCAAAGCATCGATAGAGTAA
- a CDS encoding acyl-CoA dehydrogenase family protein, with the protein MFEFELTEEQKMLREMVRDFTNTEIKPIARRIDEEEKLPRELIAKLGELGLMGAVFPAEYGGGGFGEVGYCLVQEEIGRGCLSTATFIGAHQSIGSNAIYLGGSEYLKKKYLTQLAEGKMIGAFALTETLAGSDSFNLRTRAHFDGNEWILNGEKLWITNGSIADVISVFARTDKGITGFVVETKSPGFHAGPPEKKMGIRGSVTSAISFENVRVPKENILGDDGRGFLIAMKTLDAGRLGLGAACLGASKELLELSTKYAKERKQFDVAISQFEAIQFMLAEMAVLIYAMESIIYRTAAGYDAGSPVSRQSATVKLFCSEALVKIADRAVQIHGGMGYSRELPIERFYRDARINPIFEGTNEIQKIVIAREVIKRNGVLI; encoded by the coding sequence ATGTTCGAATTCGAATTGACGGAAGAGCAGAAAATGCTGCGCGAAATGGTGCGCGATTTCACCAACACTGAAATCAAGCCGATTGCGCGTCGAATCGACGAGGAGGAGAAATTACCGCGCGAGCTTATTGCGAAGTTGGGAGAGCTGGGCCTCATGGGGGCAGTGTTTCCGGCAGAATACGGAGGAGGCGGGTTTGGCGAGGTCGGATATTGCCTGGTACAGGAAGAAATCGGACGCGGCTGCCTTTCGACTGCAACATTTATCGGCGCGCATCAGTCCATCGGATCGAATGCGATCTATCTCGGGGGTTCCGAATACCTGAAGAAGAAGTATCTGACCCAGCTTGCAGAAGGAAAAATGATCGGTGCCTTTGCGTTGACCGAAACTCTGGCCGGATCAGATTCTTTTAACCTGAGAACCAGAGCCCATTTCGACGGGAACGAGTGGATACTCAACGGAGAGAAACTCTGGATCACCAATGGGTCCATCGCAGACGTCATTTCCGTGTTTGCGCGGACAGATAAAGGCATTACTGGATTCGTAGTCGAAACCAAGTCGCCCGGGTTCCACGCCGGTCCTCCCGAGAAGAAGATGGGAATCCGGGGGAGTGTCACTTCCGCGATTTCATTTGAAAACGTTCGTGTTCCGAAGGAAAACATCCTAGGTGATGATGGGCGTGGCTTTCTTATTGCTATGAAGACCCTCGATGCGGGACGGTTGGGCCTCGGTGCCGCCTGCTTGGGTGCTTCAAAAGAGCTCCTTGAGCTTTCCACGAAGTACGCAAAGGAGCGTAAGCAGTTCGACGTGGCTATTTCCCAGTTTGAAGCGATCCAGTTCATGCTGGCCGAAATGGCTGTCCTTATCTACGCGATGGAATCGATCATTTATCGGACGGCGGCCGGGTACGACGCAGGATCGCCTGTGTCCCGGCAATCAGCCACGGTGAAACTGTTCTGCTCGGAGGCGCTTGTCAAGATCGCGGATCGTGCGGTCCAAATTCATGGCGGCATGGGCTACTCGAGGGAATTACCAATCGAACGATTCTATCGTGATGCTCGAATCAATCCGATCTTCGAGGGGACAAACGAGATCCAGAAGATTGTCATCGCACGCGAAGTGATCAAGAGGAACGGAGTTCTGATCTGA
- the pgeF gene encoding peptidoglycan editing factor PgeF, with translation MSTRKGGTSPEPLGMNLSYRVGDDRACVEENRRRFFGALGFASQSSAIPLQCHSDRIECVTGPGDYESCDGLITATPNLPLVITVADCLPVVLYDPMAGVVANVHAGWRGSVQGIVRKAVVLMQNQFGATPETIVAYLGPSAGVCCYEVGREVAEVFASEHHQVRGDKTYLDLKLANRDQLLRSGLKPGNIEVSAACTICASEIFHSYRRDRERSGRMMAVVSIVEAKGL, from the coding sequence ATGAGCACCCGCAAGGGTGGAACGAGCCCGGAACCCCTAGGAATGAATCTCAGTTATCGTGTTGGGGATGACCGGGCGTGCGTAGAGGAAAACCGGCGTCGGTTTTTCGGAGCCCTCGGATTCGCGTCTCAGAGCTCAGCCATTCCACTTCAGTGCCACTCAGATCGGATTGAGTGCGTCACCGGCCCTGGTGACTATGAATCGTGTGACGGATTGATCACGGCAACACCGAATCTCCCGCTGGTCATCACCGTCGCCGATTGTCTACCGGTTGTGCTGTATGATCCGATGGCTGGCGTGGTCGCAAATGTGCATGCCGGCTGGAGAGGGTCTGTGCAAGGAATCGTCCGGAAAGCGGTCGTTCTGATGCAGAACCAGTTCGGGGCCACTCCCGAGACCATCGTGGCGTACCTTGGTCCGTCCGCCGGCGTCTGCTGTTATGAGGTGGGCAGGGAGGTGGCGGAGGTTTTTGCTTCAGAGCATCATCAAGTCAGGGGAGACAAGACGTACCTAGACCTGAAGCTGGCAAATAGGGACCAATTGCTCAGGAGCGGTCTGAAACCTGGGAACATAGAGGTTTCAGCCGCATGCACGATCTGCGCGTCTGAGATATTCCATTCGTATAGAAGAGATCGTGAAAGATCAGGACGAATGATGGCGGTTGTGAGTATCGTAGAAGCGAAGGGACTCTGA
- a CDS encoding heme-binding protein, giving the protein MKLVKTMILAVALLAIGLSRSDAQVATKKIITLELAKKIAAAAEVEARKNNWTVFVAIVDDGANLVYLQRMDNTQIGSLEVAIQKARTAISFKRPTKSYEDAVAGGRTAILGVPGIVPIEGGLPIIVDGQYIGAIGVSGGTAQQDGLVAKAALEILNQ; this is encoded by the coding sequence ATGAAATTAGTCAAGACAATGATTCTCGCTGTGGCACTTCTGGCCATTGGACTGTCGCGATCGGATGCTCAGGTTGCGACGAAGAAGATCATCACGCTGGAGCTCGCCAAGAAGATCGCTGCAGCAGCGGAGGTGGAAGCACGTAAGAATAACTGGACGGTCTTCGTGGCGATCGTTGATGACGGGGCAAATCTCGTGTATCTTCAACGGATGGATAATACGCAGATCGGAAGCCTGGAAGTCGCAATCCAGAAGGCCCGGACTGCGATATCCTTCAAGCGTCCGACCAAATCATATGAAGACGCGGTAGCTGGAGGCAGGACGGCAATTCTGGGTGTGCCGGGGATTGTGCCCATTGAAGGAGGCCTGCCGATTATTGTGGACGGCCAGTACATAGGTGCAATTGGAGTCAGCGGCGGAACAGCCCAACAGGATGGCCTGGTAGCAAAGGCTGCTTTGGAAATCCTGAATCAATGA